The following are encoded in a window of Peromyscus leucopus breed LL Stock chromosome X, UCI_PerLeu_2.1, whole genome shotgun sequence genomic DNA:
- the LOC119086705 gene encoding rhox homeobox family member 2-like yields METRKGCCHRFRRMLCLGANEDQEQKYDENAVVLKGGEEGGKRGLVQSELAQAELDQGEVALSELAPSKPVQEELAQSDLAQESTGMVEGENKEEMEGARASNGSSGPMDKEIPAEGGHGSSVQQQPQQEAAMPEGTKSLQAGDRLPFQSHTRFTQSQLQDLERLFEETRFPSFQVRKELAISMGVPEADVQDWFRTRRAIFRRSNRMVVVIDAPPGPQNNDP; encoded by the exons ATGGAGACTCGCAAGGGCTGCTGCCACAGATTCAGGAGGATGCTGTGTCTAGGAGCtaatgaggaccaggaacaaaAGTATG ATGAGAATGCAGTGGTCCTGaagggtggagaggaaggaggcaagAGAGGGCTTGTACAGAGCGAACTTGCTCAGGCTGAGCTTGATCAGGGCGAAGTTGCTTTGAGCGAACTTGCCCCAAGCAAGCCTGTTCAAGAAGAGCTTGCTCAGTCCGATCTTGCCCAAGAATCCACAGGAATGGTcgagggagaaaacaaagaagaaatggaaggagcACGTGCTAGCAATGGTAGTTCTGGCCCCATGGACAAGGAGATCCCCGCGGAAGGTGGCCATGGCAGCAGTGTACAACAGCAGCCTCAGCAAGAGGCGGCAATGCCTGAGGGCACCAAGAGTCTCCAGGCTGGGGACAGGCTGCCTTTCCAGAGCCACACCAGATTCACCCAGTCTCAGCTGCAGGACCTGGAGCGTCTTTTTGAAGAGACTCGCTTCCCCAGCTTTCAAGTAAG GAAGGAACTTGCAATATCTATGGGTGTGCCGGAAGCAGATGTGCAG GATTGGTTTAGGACCAGGAGAGCCATTTTCAGGAGAAGCAATagaatggtggtggtgattgATGCACCACCTGGTCCCCAGAACAACGATCCCTGA